In Rubrivirga marina, the following are encoded in one genomic region:
- a CDS encoding type II toxin-antitoxin system HicB family antitoxin, whose translation METPDLRYEVIVYWSDEDEAYLAEVPELPGCMADGETYTEVMETVQVIMREWIETARELGREIPTPKGRRLQFA comes from the coding sequence ATGGAAACCCCTGACCTCCGCTACGAAGTCATCGTCTACTGGAGCGACGAGGACGAGGCATATCTTGCCGAGGTCCCGGAACTACCCGGGTGCATGGCCGATGGGGAGACGTACACGGAGGTAATGGAGACCGTGCAGGTCATCATGCGAGAGTGGATCGAGACGGCGCGGGAACTGGGCCGCGAGATCCCAACGCCGAAGGGCCGCCGGCTCCAGTTCGCCTGA
- a CDS encoding type II toxin-antitoxin system HicA family toxin — MSKAAKALERLLRGTSDASFSFEEVRRILLRLGFEERVKGSHHIFSYPGVPEILNLQPKGTAAKSYQVKQVRTLLVAYRLVPDGNP; from the coding sequence ATGTCCAAGGCAGCAAAAGCTCTCGAACGCCTCCTCCGTGGTACATCAGACGCTAGCTTCTCGTTCGAGGAGGTGCGCCGCATCCTCCTCCGGCTCGGGTTCGAGGAGAGGGTCAAGGGGAGCCATCATATATTCAGCTACCCTGGTGTTCCAGAGATCTTGAATCTCCAGCCGAAGGGCACTGCTGCCAAGTCGTACCAAGTGAAGCAGGTCCGGACTCTGCTTGTCGCCTATCGCCTCGTTCCCGATGGAAACCCCTGA
- a CDS encoding IS5 family transposase: MDARFLPPPELWAAVEPLLPEPPGGGRPRKPDREVFAAIFYVLTTGIQWKALPRCLGAASTVHDRFQEWAEADVFAHLWATGLVEFDASVGLDWTWQAIDGATTKAPLGGAATGPNPTDRGKSGTKRHLLTEGHGLPVGLVVTGANRNDMTQVEPVLDSMAVVSFEAEQHLCADKGYDFDSVRSALSASGYVTHILSRGDEKLALKMPGYRARRWVVEAAHSWLNRFRRLLIRWEKKAENFAALLHLACAVIVWRRCPISADDYLFG; the protein is encoded by the coding sequence ATCGACGCCCGCTTCCTGCCGCCCCCCGAACTCTGGGCCGCCGTCGAGCCGCTGCTCCCCGAGCCACCCGGTGGAGGCCGACCCCGGAAGCCCGACCGCGAGGTCTTCGCCGCGATCTTCTACGTGCTCACCACCGGCATCCAGTGGAAGGCGCTGCCACGGTGTCTCGGGGCGGCCTCGACCGTCCACGACCGGTTCCAGGAGTGGGCCGAGGCCGACGTCTTCGCTCACCTCTGGGCGACGGGACTCGTCGAGTTCGACGCCTCCGTCGGGCTCGACTGGACGTGGCAAGCGATCGACGGGGCGACGACGAAGGCGCCGCTCGGGGGCGCGGCGACCGGCCCCAACCCGACGGATCGCGGCAAGTCGGGCACCAAGCGCCACCTGCTCACCGAAGGCCACGGGCTCCCGGTCGGGCTCGTCGTGACCGGCGCCAACCGCAACGACATGACGCAGGTCGAGCCCGTGCTCGACTCGATGGCCGTCGTGTCGTTCGAGGCCGAGCAGCACCTGTGCGCCGACAAGGGGTACGACTTCGATTCGGTCCGCTCGGCGCTGAGCGCATCGGGGTACGTCACCCACATCCTGAGCCGAGGCGACGAGAAGCTGGCGCTGAAGATGCCGGGGTACCGGGCACGACGATGGGTCGTCGAGGCGGCGCACTCGTGGCTCAACCGGTTCCGGCGGCTGCTAATCCGGTGGGAGAAGAAGGCCGAGAACTTCGCGGCCTTGCTCCACCTGGCGTGTGCCGTGATCGTCTGGCGCCGATGCCCGATCTCAGCCGACGACTACCTTTTCGGATAG